In Euphorbia lathyris chromosome 9, ddEupLath1.1, whole genome shotgun sequence, the following are encoded in one genomic region:
- the LOC136206786 gene encoding NADH--cytochrome b5 reductase 1: MDFSILQNLDVQTLGGIAVAVLAVVIGAVFLFSSKKPKGCLDPENFKEFKLVKRTQLSHNVAKFTFGLPTPTSVLGLPIGQHISCRGKDSQGEEVIKPYTPTTLDSDVGHFELVIKMYPQGRMSHHFREMRVGDCLAVKGPKGRFRYQPGQVRAFGMLAGGSGITPMFQVARAILENPKDRTNVYLIYANVMYEDILLKEELDALSTNYPDRFKVYYVLNQPPEVWNGGVGFVSKEMIEKHCPAPAADVKILRCGPPPMNKAMAAHLDGLGYEPEMQFQF, from the exons ATGGATTTCAGTATCTTGCAAAATCTTGATGTTCAGACTCTTGGAGGTATTGCTGTGGCTGTTTTAGCCGTTGTAATTGGTGCTGTCTTCCTCTTTTCATCAAAGAAACCCAAAG GGTGCTTGGATCCTGAGAATTTCAAGGAATTTAAACTTGTTAAGCGCACTCAGCTGAGCCATAATGTAGCAAAGTTTACTTTTGGACTTCCTACTCCTACATCAGTCTTGGGCCTTCCAATTGGACAACATATAAGCTGCAG GGGCAAGGATAGCCAGGGTGAGGAGGTTATCAAACCGTATACTCCAACTACATTGGATTCTGATGTTGGACATTTTGAGCTTGTTATTAAG ATGTATCCACAAGGAAGGATGTCCCATCATTTTAGAGAGATGCGCGTCGGTGATTGTCTTGCGGTGAAGGGACCTAAG GGGCGTTTTAGGTATCAACCTGGTCAGGTTAGAGCATTTGGAATGCTTGCCGGAGGTTCAGGCATTACTCCAATGTTTCAA GTTGCTAGAGCAATATTAGAAAATCCAAAGGACAGGACAAATGTTTACCTTATTTATGCCAATGTAATGTATGAGGACATTCTTCTAAAG GAAGAATTGGATGCACTTTCAACTAATTACCCAGATCGCTTCAAAGTCTACTATGTTTTGAATCAG CCTCCTGAAGTATGGAATGGTGGTGTTGGGTTTGTGTCGAAGGAAATGATTGAGAAGCACTGCCCTGCACCAGCAGCTGATGTCAAGATTCTAAGATGTGGACCGCCGCCTATGAACAAGGCGATGGCTGCTCACCTTGACGGTCTTGGCTATGAACCCGAGATGCAGTTCCAGTTCTGA
- the LOC136205693 gene encoding probable arabinosyltransferase ARAD1 isoform X1, with product MVEKHAPSFGVISRISLFFLFSFILALFILSWFLVLRSTSTAPVRPNLTNNDLSNGPRDSVVQNGGSQTSNVRKIGKHPNLMDSGGEGEGEREREREGEAIQNQVHVKDVSCNTNKEDMNQPLKVFMYDLPPEFHFELLDWKSEGGSVWPDIKTKIPGYPGGLNLQHSIEYWLTLDLLASEIPVIPRANSAIRVRNSSEADVIFVPFFSSLSYNRYSKVNPHMKKSNNKVLQQKLVRYVTSQKEWKRSGGRDHVVLAHHPNSMLDARMHLWPAMFILSDFGRYPPNIANVDKDVIAPYKHVIKSYTDDLSNYDSRPILLYFQGAIYRKDGGFARQELFYLLKDEKDVHFQFGTVQKGGINKASRGMHSSKFCLNIAGDTPSSNRLFDAIASHCVPVIISDDIELPYEDVLDYSDFCIFVRTSDAVKEKFLINMIRGISKEEWSRMWERLKEIEHLFEYQYPSKRGDAVQMIWQAVARKVPSIRMKMHKFMRYSRYINPNNTQSKLIPMPPNFW from the exons ATGGTTGAGAAACATGCCCCATCCTTTGGGGTTATTTCTAGGATATCtctatttttcttgttctcttTTATATTGGCCTTGTTCATATTATCTTGGTTCCTTGTCTTGCGTTCTACTTCCACTGCCCCTGTCCGCCCTAACTTAACTAACAATGATTTGTCAAACGGTCCACGTGATTCTGTAGTCCAAAATGGTGGTTCCCAAACTAGCAATGTGCGAAAAATTGGGAAACATCCAAACCTTATGGATAGTGgtggagaaggagaaggagaaagagaaagagaaagagaaggtgAAGCAATCCAAAATCAAGTTCATGTGAAAGATGTTTCTTGCAATACCAATAAAGAGGATATGAATCAACCCCTTAAGGTTTTCATGTATGATTTACCGCCTGAATTTCATTTTGAACTCTTGGATTGGAAATCTGAAGGGGGTAGTGTTTGGCCTGATATTAAGACTAAAATACCTGGATATCCTGGGGGGTTAAACTTGCAACACAGTATAGAATATTGGCTTACATTGGATCTTCTTGCTTCAGAAATTCCGGTTATTCCTAGGGCAAATAGTGCTATAAGAGTCCGAAATTCAAGTGAAGCTGATGTTATATTTGTTCCGTTCTTTTCTTCCTTAAGCTACAACCGGTATTCTAAGGTAAATCCTCATATGAAGAAGAGCAATAACAAAGTGTTGCAACAGAAACTGGTACGGTATGTGACATCACAAAAGGAATGGAAGAGGTCGGGAGGCCGAGACCATGTCGTTTTGGCTCACCATCCAAATAGCATGTTAGATGCAAGGATGCATTTATGGCCTGCAATGTTCATACTCTCAGACTTTGGGAGGTATCCTCCAAATATTGCAAATGTTGACAAAGACGTCATTGCACCTTACAAACATGTAATCAAAAGCTATACCGACGACTTGTCTAACTACGATAGCCGCCCAATTTTGCTGTACTTTCAAGGAGCCATATACAGGAAAGAT GGTGGGTTTGCTAGGCAAGAATTGTTTTATCTTCTAAAAGATGAAAAAGATGTGCATTTTCAATTTGGAACTGTTCAAAAGGGTGGAATCAACAAAGCTTCCAGAGGGATGCACTCCTCCAAATTTTGCCTCAACATTGCAGGTGATACTCCCTCATCGAACCGCCTCTTCGACGCCATTGCCAGCCACTGTGTTCCGGTGATAATCAGCGACGACATTGAGCTTCCTTATGAGGATGTTCTTGACTACTCTGACTTCTGCATATTTGTTCGTACATCAGATGCTGTTAAAGAAAAATTTCTGATAAATATGATAAGGGGTATTTCGAAGGAAGAATGGAGCCGAATGTGGGAGAGATTGAAGGAGATAGAACATCTTTTTGAGTACCAATATCCATCAAAGAGAGGTGATGCTGTTCAAATGATATGGCAAGCTGTGGCCAGAAAAGTTCCTAGCATTAGAATGAAGATGCATAAATTTATGAGATATTCACGGTATATAAACCCCAACAATACTCAATCAAAACTAATCCCTATGCCTCCCAATTTTTGGTGA
- the LOC136205693 gene encoding probable arabinosyltransferase ARAD1 isoform X2, which translates to MQSYEKERGREEREADKVHLLLQLDPIPTPSPFFTLNAESAFPSFISFILPPSHVQNGGSQTSNVRKIGKHPNLMDSGGEGEGEREREREGEAIQNQVHVKDVSCNTNKEDMNQPLKVFMYDLPPEFHFELLDWKSEGGSVWPDIKTKIPGYPGGLNLQHSIEYWLTLDLLASEIPVIPRANSAIRVRNSSEADVIFVPFFSSLSYNRYSKVNPHMKKSNNKVLQQKLVRYVTSQKEWKRSGGRDHVVLAHHPNSMLDARMHLWPAMFILSDFGRYPPNIANVDKDVIAPYKHVIKSYTDDLSNYDSRPILLYFQGAIYRKDGGFARQELFYLLKDEKDVHFQFGTVQKGGINKASRGMHSSKFCLNIAGDTPSSNRLFDAIASHCVPVIISDDIELPYEDVLDYSDFCIFVRTSDAVKEKFLINMIRGISKEEWSRMWERLKEIEHLFEYQYPSKRGDAVQMIWQAVARKVPSIRMKMHKFMRYSRYINPNNTQSKLIPMPPNFW; encoded by the exons ATGCAAAGTTATGAAAAAGAGAGAGGGAGGGAAGAGAGAGAGGCAGACAAAGTCCATCTCCTCCTACAGTTGGACCCTATTCCCACGCCATCTCCATTTTTTACACTCAACGCTGAATCTGCATTTCCTTCATTCATTTCATTCATTCTTCCTCCCTCCCACG TCCAAAATGGTGGTTCCCAAACTAGCAATGTGCGAAAAATTGGGAAACATCCAAACCTTATGGATAGTGgtggagaaggagaaggagaaagagaaagagaaagagaaggtgAAGCAATCCAAAATCAAGTTCATGTGAAAGATGTTTCTTGCAATACCAATAAAGAGGATATGAATCAACCCCTTAAGGTTTTCATGTATGATTTACCGCCTGAATTTCATTTTGAACTCTTGGATTGGAAATCTGAAGGGGGTAGTGTTTGGCCTGATATTAAGACTAAAATACCTGGATATCCTGGGGGGTTAAACTTGCAACACAGTATAGAATATTGGCTTACATTGGATCTTCTTGCTTCAGAAATTCCGGTTATTCCTAGGGCAAATAGTGCTATAAGAGTCCGAAATTCAAGTGAAGCTGATGTTATATTTGTTCCGTTCTTTTCTTCCTTAAGCTACAACCGGTATTCTAAGGTAAATCCTCATATGAAGAAGAGCAATAACAAAGTGTTGCAACAGAAACTGGTACGGTATGTGACATCACAAAAGGAATGGAAGAGGTCGGGAGGCCGAGACCATGTCGTTTTGGCTCACCATCCAAATAGCATGTTAGATGCAAGGATGCATTTATGGCCTGCAATGTTCATACTCTCAGACTTTGGGAGGTATCCTCCAAATATTGCAAATGTTGACAAAGACGTCATTGCACCTTACAAACATGTAATCAAAAGCTATACCGACGACTTGTCTAACTACGATAGCCGCCCAATTTTGCTGTACTTTCAAGGAGCCATATACAGGAAAGAT GGTGGGTTTGCTAGGCAAGAATTGTTTTATCTTCTAAAAGATGAAAAAGATGTGCATTTTCAATTTGGAACTGTTCAAAAGGGTGGAATCAACAAAGCTTCCAGAGGGATGCACTCCTCCAAATTTTGCCTCAACATTGCAGGTGATACTCCCTCATCGAACCGCCTCTTCGACGCCATTGCCAGCCACTGTGTTCCGGTGATAATCAGCGACGACATTGAGCTTCCTTATGAGGATGTTCTTGACTACTCTGACTTCTGCATATTTGTTCGTACATCAGATGCTGTTAAAGAAAAATTTCTGATAAATATGATAAGGGGTATTTCGAAGGAAGAATGGAGCCGAATGTGGGAGAGATTGAAGGAGATAGAACATCTTTTTGAGTACCAATATCCATCAAAGAGAGGTGATGCTGTTCAAATGATATGGCAAGCTGTGGCCAGAAAAGTTCCTAGCATTAGAATGAAGATGCATAAATTTATGAGATATTCACGGTATATAAACCCCAACAATACTCAATCAAAACTAATCCCTATGCCTCCCAATTTTTGGTGA